ACCCCCGCTCGGGAAGTAGCCCCAACTCCGACTGTGGCCCCAGACGGGCAACACGCCCACCAGCAGAAGCACGACGACGATCAGTATGATGAGTCCCATGACAGTTTCCTTTCAAACAGAGGCCTGGATTCCTTCTCACTGGCGCCGGCCGTGCCCCTCCGCACGGCCGGCGCCAGCCCTTCTCCCAATCAATGCGTCAGCCGAGCAGAGCTATGGCCCGTTCGGCCCGAATCGTTGCACCGCGAGGCGAGCGCCTTGCCCGTCGTGACAGAA
The window above is part of the Phycisphaerales bacterium genome. Proteins encoded here:
- a CDS encoding DUF3309 domain-containing protein, which translates into the protein MGLIILIVVVLLLVGVLPVWGHSRSWGYFPSGGLGLLLLILLILLLMGYIPSGF